One Myxosarcina sp. GI1 genomic region harbors:
- a CDS encoding helix-turn-helix domain-containing protein, with protein sequence MLKVDYARWNQSKELLRTEALAAKHPRTRERLMALYEISEGKSATKVGEQTRRNPQTVMEWVHRYNQEGLKAVEYQRTGGRNPFFPKRCEKI encoded by the coding sequence ATGTTAAAAGTAGATTACGCTCGTTGGAATCAAAGCAAAGAGTTATTAAGAACAGAGGCATTGGCTGCCAAACATCCTCGAACAAGAGAGAGACTGATGGCATTGTATGAAATTAGTGAAGGGAAAAGTGCTACAAAGGTAGGGGAACAAACCCGAAGAAATCCCCAAACAGTAATGGAATGGGTGCATCGTTATAATCAAGAAGGTCTCAAAGCCGTCGAGTATCAAAGAACGGGAGGAAGAAACCCTTTTTTTCCGAAACGGTGCGAAAAGATTTAG
- a CDS encoding DUF4440 domain-containing protein: MSQNSSFQTGRGLVWNKKKLFSFIFVTALLVTITPLSSFAQTEKAEQEVAETTDTWLNTVTSGSEGVVDEVVALYAEDGVLWGTVSEQVRDTPAEIGDYFEFFARLPELSVSSYKGCVRMYDEDLAINSGYYTFTFSENGQTKEVPARYSFVYQKNGNNQWEIIEHHSSALPEAPETLEAVNPEQDACENGLLVER; encoded by the coding sequence TTGAGCCAAAACTCCAGTTTTCAAACTGGACGGGGTTTAGTTTGGAATAAAAAGAAATTATTTTCTTTTATTTTTGTTACAGCTTTGTTAGTTACTATTACTCCTTTATCTAGTTTTGCTCAAACGGAAAAAGCAGAACAAGAGGTAGCAGAAACTACTGATACTTGGCTTAATACTGTTACTTCTGGTTCTGAAGGAGTTGTAGATGAAGTAGTAGCTTTGTACGCAGAAGATGGAGTTTTATGGGGTACTGTCTCCGAGCAAGTAAGGGATACCCCAGCAGAAATTGGTGATTATTTTGAATTTTTTGCTAGGCTTCCCGAATTGAGCGTTAGTTCATATAAAGGTTGTGTAAGAATGTACGATGAAGATCTTGCCATTAACAGTGGCTACTATACTTTCACTTTTAGTGAAAATGGTCAAACCAAAGAAGTCCCTGCACGCTATAGTTTTGTATACCAGAAAAATGGTAATAATCAATGGGAAATTATCGAACATCACTCCTCTGCTTTACCTGAAGCTCCTGAAACATTAG
- a CDS encoding IS630 family transposase produces the protein MRKDLGNQIQKALLRSALAPQERGRKSQGFPRWTLKRFVHWLKQKWKINCCRETVRKTLKQMGFSWKKAKKLLNKGNTAKRAEFVEQITELLEDALHQKRLIIYIDEAHIHLDTDEGYGWSIRGERFWVSSSSPGRKKVSFYGVYLYNQAQTRIFPYEKAEKINTIDVLKKLRVEFPQQQITVVWDGAPYHRAKVVTEAASAMDIHLLQLPGYSPDFMPVEHLWQWLREDITYHVCYDQQQELISAVADFQHLINTTPLFLSDRLWVKKHLDPEEEKLRFSK, from the coding sequence GTGCGAAAAGATTTAGGGAATCAAATCCAGAAAGCTCTTTTAAGGTCAGCATTAGCACCACAAGAAAGAGGGAGGAAATCTCAAGGGTTTCCACGTTGGACGTTAAAAAGATTCGTCCACTGGCTGAAACAGAAGTGGAAGATAAATTGTTGTCGAGAGACAGTCAGAAAAACTCTTAAGCAGATGGGTTTTTCCTGGAAGAAAGCGAAGAAGTTGCTTAATAAAGGCAATACCGCCAAAAGAGCTGAATTTGTCGAACAAATTACTGAATTATTAGAGGATGCACTTCATCAAAAGCGATTAATTATCTATATTGATGAAGCCCATATACATTTAGATACCGATGAAGGTTACGGTTGGTCAATTCGGGGAGAAAGGTTTTGGGTCAGCTCTAGTTCTCCTGGAAGAAAGAAAGTCTCTTTTTATGGTGTTTACCTCTATAATCAGGCGCAAACCAGAATTTTTCCTTATGAGAAAGCAGAGAAAATTAATACCATTGATGTTCTCAAAAAGTTGCGAGTCGAATTTCCCCAGCAACAAATAACTGTGGTTTGGGATGGCGCMCCATATCATCGTGCTAAAGTGGTCACCGAGGCAGCATCAGCAATGGACATCCATCTTCTACAATTACCTGGCTATAGCCCAGATTTTATGCCTGTCGAACATCTTTGGCAATGGCTCAGAGAAGACATAACTTATCATGTTTGTTATGACCAACAACAAGAGTTAATTTCTGCTGTTGCTGATTTTCAGCATCTAATTAATACTACTCCACTGTTTTTAAGCGATCGCTTGTGGGTTAAAAAACACCTCGATCCAGAAGAAGAAAAACTACGGTTTTCAAAGTAG